A stretch of Hoplias malabaricus isolate fHopMal1 chromosome 10, fHopMal1.hap1, whole genome shotgun sequence DNA encodes these proteins:
- the si:dkey-246i14.3 gene encoding ephrin-A4, whose protein sequence is MCLKKNPRLTNDDYSILVNLNDYLDILCPHYPPGATLSGPAETLALYLVAESQFRGCQETKGAIKRWECNKPYALYEPVKFSEKIQRFTPFSLGFEFLPGHHYYYSSLSTDDGPPLPCMKLKVTVCCEPTTTGKQQEPVKGSPPPGSVARPGRSSSLSLLFLIPLFLVLFV, encoded by the exons ATGTGTTTAAAGAAGAATCCAAG gcTAACAAACGATGACTATTCCATCCTGGTGAATCTAAACGACTACCTGGACATCCTGTGTCCTCACTACCCACCTGGTGCCACTCTTTCGGGACCCGCGGAGACGCTTGCGCTCTACCTGGTGGCCGAGAGCCAGTTCAGAGGTTGCCAGGAGACGAAAGGAGCGATAAAGCGATGGGAGTGTAACAAACCCTATGCCCTCTATGAGCCTGTCAAGTTCTCCGAGAAAATCCAGCGCTTCACACCTTTCTCCCTGGGCTTCGAGTTCCTTCCAGGACACCACTACTACTACAGTT ccttGTCCACAGATGATGGACCTCCCCTTCCTTGCATGAAGCTGAAAGTCACTGTGTGCTGTGAACCCA caacCACTGGAAAACAGCAGGAACCAGTTAAGG GAAGTCCACCTCCTGGCAGTGTTGCCCGTCCTGGAAGatctagttctctctctcttctttttctcataCCCCTCTTTCTTGTTCTCTTTGTATGA